From the Tripterygium wilfordii isolate XIE 37 chromosome 6, ASM1340144v1, whole genome shotgun sequence genome, one window contains:
- the LOC120000028 gene encoding 7-deoxyloganetin glucosyltransferase-like, with protein sequence MGTLVITDDQKPHAVCIPYPAQGHINPMLKLAKLLHSKGFHITFVNTEFNHKRLLKSRGPNSLDGLPSFRFLTIPDGLPPTDVDATQDIPSLCASTSNNCLEPFRRLLARLNEAEDVPPVTCVVSDGGMTFTLDAAAELGVPEVLLWTTSACGFMAYLHYHDLIQKGLVPLKDPKDLTNGYLDTPIDWIPGMKNIRLKDIPSFIRTTDPEDALLNFVISETERVQRASAVILNTFDALEHEVIEAMSTIIPPVYPIGPLQFLQNRIQDSELEAMGSSLWKEEPECLKWLDSQDPRSVVYVNFGSVTVMTGDQLIEFSWGLANSKQNFLWVIRPDLVSGDSAILPPEFITETKNRGVVSSWCPQEQVLNHPSIGGFLTHSGWNSTLESVCGGVPMVCWPFFAEQQTNCRYCCTEWGIGMEINSDVKRDEVESLVRELMEGEKGKKMREKALVWKEMAEEATAGSSGSSYVNLDNVINQVLLSTRA encoded by the exons ATGGGTACCCTTGTCATAACAGATGATCAAAAGCCTCATGCAGTTTGCATCCCATACCCAGCTCAAGGCCACATAAATCCAATGCTAAAACTCGCGAAACTCCTTCACTCCAAAGGCTTTCACATAACCTTTGTCAACACAGAATTCAACCACAAACGCCTCTTGAAGTCACGAGGCCCAAACTCTCTCGACGGCCTTCCTTCCTTTCGGTTCCTGACCATTCCGGACGGTCTTCCTCCCACCGATGTCGATGCCACCCAAGACATTCCATCGCTCTGTGCCTCCACCAGCAATAATTGCCTCGAACCCTTTAGAAGGTTGCTTGCGAGGCTTAATGAGGCGGAGGATGTTCCTCCGGTCACTTGTGTTGTTTCTGATGGGGGGATGACTTTCACCCTTGATGCGGCGGCGGAGCTCGGTGTTCCTGAAGTGCTTCTCTGGACTACTAGTGCTTGCGGCTTTATGGCTTACCTTCATTATCACGACCTCATTCAAAAGGGTCTTGTACCACTCAAAG ATCCGAAAGACTTGACAAATGGGTACTTGGATACTCCAATCGATTGGATTCCGGGCATGAAGAATATCCGATTAAAAGATATTCCAAGTTTTATAAGAACAACTGACCCCGAAGACGCATTGTTGAACTTCGTAATCTCCGAGACAGAAAGAGTCCAGAGAGCCTCTGCAGTAATTTTGAACACTTTTGACGCCCTAGAACATGAAGTTATTGAAGCCATGTCCACAATCATTCCCCCTGTTTACCCAATTGGTCCACTACAGTTTCTCCAAAATCGGATCCAAGACAGTGAATTAGAAGCAATGGGATCAAGCCTGTGGAAGGAAGAACCAGAGTGCCTCAAATGGCTAGACAGCCAAGACCCCAGATCAGTTGTTTATGTCAATTTCGGGAGCGTCACAGTCATGACAGGTGATCAACTGATCGAATTTTCATGGGGTCTTGCGAATTCCAAGCAAAACTTTTTGTGGGTCATAAGGCCTGATCTTGTCTCCGGCGACTCTGCAATTCTGCCACCAGAGTTCATAACAGAGACTAAAAACAGAGGAGTAGTGTCCAGCTGGTGCCCACAAGAGCAAGTGCTAAACCATCCGAGCATTGGTGGGTTTTTGACTCACAGTGGGTGGAATTCAACACTTGAAAGTGTGTGTGGAGGAGTGCCTATGGTTTGTTGGCCTTTCTTTGCAGAGCAGCAGACGAATTGCAGGTATTGTTGTACAGAGTGGGGGATTGGGATGGAGATTAACAGTGATGTTAAGAGAGATGAAGTTGAGAGCCTTGTGAGAGAATTGATGGagggagagaagggaaagaaaatGAGGGAGAAAGCTTTGGTGTGGAAGGAAATGGCGGAGGAGGCTACTGCTGGTTCCAGTGGGTCTTCCTATGTGAATTTGGACAATGTGATCAACCAGGTTCTTCTGTCTACTCGAGCATAG